One stretch of Bactrocera tryoni isolate S06 unplaced genomic scaffold, CSIRO_BtryS06_freeze2 scaffold_7, whole genome shotgun sequence DNA includes these proteins:
- the LOC120781381 gene encoding uncharacterized protein LOC120781381 has translation MHRWSNMMESNDIFNVTPPSTSTPKGLKRKKVQLSHNFYASSSSQVLTPHSQNMFCSEETATASEGLDANKDIMAKLDLILEKQLNLESRLDKLEENIINKTDVMAHHKIVRETKVLVKKVQQTVCRISGESCEDFHTELAVLMPMQTLDAVFDLEEKILEKNYEDAVITYLFTLKGTSGDIGEVMKRVFGDEVLSLFNWDGRCGKKSLSELKIVSVALFGNSYYC, from the exons atgcATCGTTGGAGCAATATGATGGAGTCGAATGATATTTTTAATGTGACGCCACCATCAACTTCCACTCCTAAgggcttaaaaaggaaaaaagtgcAACTATCGCATAATTTTTACGCTAGCTCTTCAAGTCAAG TACTCACTCCGCACAGCCAAAACATGTTTTGCTCTGAAGAAACTGCAACTGCTTCCGAGGGCTTAGATGCAAACAAAG ATATAATGGCCAAGTTAgatttaattttggaaaagcAATTGAACTTGGAAAGTCGCCTGGACAAATTGGAAGAAAAC atAATTAATAAAACTGATGTCATGGCCCACCACAAAATCGTGCGAGAGACGAAAGTCCTAGTAAAAAAGGTGCAGCAGACAGTGTGCCGCATCTCGGGAGAAAGTTGCGAAGACTTTCACACCGAACTGGCAGTTCTTATGCCAATGCAGACCTTGGATGCGGTCTTTGATTTGGAGGAGaagatattagaaaaaaattatgaagatgcAGTT ATAACATATCTTTTCACTTTAAAGGGCACTTCTGGGGATATTGGCGAAGTTATGAAGCGAGTTTTTGGCGACGAAGTCCTCAGTTTGTTCAATTGGGATGGGAGGTGCGGGAAGAAATCGCTTTCAGAATTAAAAATAGTTAGCGTGGCTCTATTTGGTAATTCATACTATTGTTAA